In Burkholderia gladioli, a genomic segment contains:
- a CDS encoding hydrogen peroxide-inducible genes activator: MTLTELKYIVAVARERHFGRAAEACFVSQPTLSVAIKKLEDELNVQIFERGASEVSVTPIGDQIVTQAQRVLEQTFAIKEIAKQGKDPLVGPFRLGVIYTIGPYLLPTLVKQMIHRVPQMPLMLQENYTLKLLELLKQGEIDAAIMALPFPETGLMVRPLYDEPFVVALPSSHPWSKRRKIDAADLKQETMLLLGNGHCFRDHVLGVCPELMHFSQTADGIQKTFEGSSLETIRHMVASGVGITVLPRMSVGEIGPLANNADSDLLSYVPFDEPIPDRRVVLVWRKSFTRMPAIDAISEAIAACDLPGVAKLDMPATLN, from the coding sequence ATGACGCTTACTGAACTGAAGTACATCGTCGCAGTCGCTCGCGAGCGGCATTTTGGCCGCGCGGCCGAAGCCTGCTTCGTCAGCCAGCCGACGCTCTCGGTTGCGATCAAGAAGCTCGAGGACGAGCTGAACGTGCAGATCTTCGAGCGCGGCGCGAGCGAGGTGAGCGTGACGCCGATCGGCGATCAGATCGTCACCCAGGCCCAGCGCGTGCTGGAGCAGACCTTCGCCATCAAGGAAATCGCCAAGCAGGGCAAGGATCCGCTGGTCGGGCCGTTCCGGCTGGGCGTGATCTACACCATCGGGCCCTACCTGCTGCCCACGCTCGTCAAGCAGATGATCCACCGTGTCCCGCAGATGCCGTTGATGCTGCAGGAGAACTACACGCTCAAGTTGCTGGAGCTGCTCAAGCAGGGCGAGATCGACGCGGCCATCATGGCCCTGCCGTTCCCGGAAACCGGCCTGATGGTGCGCCCGCTCTACGACGAGCCCTTCGTGGTCGCGCTGCCCTCCAGCCATCCCTGGTCCAAGCGCCGCAAGATCGACGCGGCCGACCTCAAGCAGGAAACCATGCTGCTGCTGGGCAACGGCCATTGCTTCCGCGATCACGTGCTGGGCGTGTGTCCCGAGCTGATGCACTTCTCGCAGACCGCCGACGGCATCCAGAAGACCTTCGAGGGGTCCTCGCTGGAAACCATCCGCCACATGGTGGCGAGCGGCGTGGGCATCACGGTGCTGCCGCGCATGTCGGTGGGCGAGATCGGGCCGCTGGCCAACAACGCCGATTCCGACCTGCTGTCCTACGTGCCCTTCGACGAGCCGATCCCGGATCGCCGCGTGGTGCTGGTCTGGCGCAAGAGCTTCACGCGCATGCCGGCCATCGACGCGATCAGCGAGGCGATCGCCGCCTGCGATCTGCCCGGCGTGGCCAAGCTCGACATGCCCGCCACGCTGAACTGA
- a CDS encoding aminoglycoside N(3)-acetyltransferase — MTEARQISRTRHPVTSASLAADLRALGLRAGELVIAHSSLSALGWVNGGAVAVIEALLDTLGPQGTLVMPSQSPHLSDPANWSAPPVPETWWDTIRATMPAYDPRSTPTSGMGRVAEAFRGWPGAIRSAHPANSFVALGPLAAAVVREHRLEDPFGPGSPLAELHRRDARILLIGVGFDACTALHFAEHRAWARRPLVREGAPLMVDGRRQWVRFEIAEPLDSERFVPVGASALAAGIGAQGPLGEGRGVLVAMRPLIDHALRCWSGEPDGDASSA; from the coding sequence ATGACGGAAGCCCGACAGATCAGCCGGACCCGGCACCCCGTCACGTCGGCGAGCCTCGCCGCCGACCTGCGCGCGCTCGGGCTGCGCGCCGGCGAGCTGGTCATCGCGCACAGCTCGCTCAGCGCGCTGGGCTGGGTCAACGGCGGCGCCGTGGCCGTCATCGAGGCCCTGCTCGACACGCTCGGCCCGCAAGGCACCCTGGTCATGCCCAGCCAGTCGCCGCACCTGAGCGATCCCGCCAACTGGAGCGCGCCGCCGGTGCCCGAAACCTGGTGGGACACGATCCGCGCCACCATGCCGGCCTACGATCCGCGCAGCACACCCACCAGCGGCATGGGCCGCGTGGCCGAGGCCTTCCGCGGCTGGCCGGGAGCGATCCGCAGCGCGCATCCGGCCAACTCCTTCGTCGCGCTCGGCCCGCTCGCCGCCGCCGTCGTGCGCGAGCACCGGCTGGAGGACCCCTTCGGTCCCGGCTCCCCGCTGGCCGAGCTGCATCGGCGCGATGCCCGGATCCTGCTGATCGGCGTCGGCTTCGACGCCTGCACCGCCCTGCACTTCGCCGAGCATCGCGCCTGGGCGCGGCGCCCGCTGGTTCGCGAAGGCGCGCCGCTGATGGTCGACGGCCGGCGGCAATGGGTGCGCTTCGAGATCGCCGAGCCGCTCGACAGCGAGCGCTTCGTGCCGGTCGGCGCCAGCGCACTGGCGGCCGGCATCGGCGCGCAGGGCCCGCTCGGCGAGGGACGCGGCGTGCTGGTCGCGATGCGGCCGCTGATCGATCACGCGTTGCGCTGCTGGTCCGGGGAGCCCGACGGCGACGCCTCCAGCGCCTGA
- the secF gene encoding protein translocase subunit SecF: protein MEFFRIRKDIPFMRHALVFNVISLVTFLAAVFFLVHRGLHLSVEFTGGTVLEVQYQQAAELEPVRATLGKLGYGDAQVQSFGTSRNVLIRLALKPGLTSAQQSDQVMAGLKAQNADVQLQRVEFVGPQVGKELATDGLLALACVVIGIVIYLSFRFEWKYAVAGIIANLHDVVIILGFFAFFQWEFSLSVLAAVLAVLGYSVNESVVIFDRIRETFRRERKMTVQEVINHAITSTMSRTIITHTSTEMMVLSMFFFGGPTLHYFALALTVGIMFGIYSSVFVAGSLAMWLGIRREDLMREKKGAHDPNDPNAGAQV, encoded by the coding sequence ATGGAATTTTTCCGCATTCGCAAAGACATCCCGTTCATGCGGCACGCGTTGGTCTTCAACGTGATCTCGCTGGTGACCTTCCTGGCCGCCGTGTTCTTCCTGGTGCATCGCGGCCTGCATCTGTCGGTCGAGTTCACCGGCGGCACGGTGCTGGAGGTGCAGTACCAGCAGGCCGCCGAACTCGAGCCGGTGCGCGCCACGCTCGGCAAGCTCGGCTACGGCGACGCGCAGGTGCAGAGCTTCGGCACCTCGCGCAACGTGCTGATCCGCCTGGCGCTGAAGCCGGGCCTGACCTCGGCCCAGCAGAGCGACCAGGTGATGGCGGGCCTCAAGGCGCAGAACGCCGACGTGCAGTTGCAACGCGTCGAGTTCGTGGGCCCGCAGGTGGGCAAGGAGCTCGCCACCGACGGCCTGCTCGCGCTGGCCTGCGTGGTGATCGGCATCGTGATCTACCTGTCGTTCCGCTTCGAGTGGAAATACGCGGTGGCCGGCATCATCGCCAACCTGCACGACGTGGTGATCATCCTCGGCTTCTTCGCCTTCTTCCAGTGGGAGTTCTCGCTGTCGGTGCTGGCCGCCGTGCTGGCCGTGCTCGGCTACTCGGTCAACGAGTCGGTGGTGATCTTCGACCGGATCCGCGAGACCTTCCGCCGCGAGCGCAAGATGACGGTCCAGGAGGTGATCAACCACGCGATCACCAGCACCATGTCGCGGACCATCATCACCCACACCTCGACGGAAATGATGGTGCTGTCGATGTTCTTCTTCGGCGGCCCGACCCTGCACTACTTCGCGCTCGCGCTGACGGTCGGCATCATGTTCGGCATCTACTCGTCGGTGTTCGTGGCGGGTTCGCTGGCGATGTGGCTCGGCATCCGTCGCGAGGACCTGATGCGCGAGAAGAAGGGCGCGCACGATCCGAACGATCCGAACGCCGGCGCGCAGGTCTGA
- the tgt gene encoding tRNA guanosine(34) transglycosylase Tgt, whose translation MTDRQSEPVQAHVPPENGLKFELLTTDGHARRGRVTLNHGVVETPIFMPVGTYGTVKAVQPRELHEMQAQIILGNTFHLWLRPGLETIGAHGGLHRFMGWNKPILTDSGGFQVFSLGELRKITEDGVTFASPINGDKLFLSPEVSMQIQKVLNSDIVMQFDECTPYATDGVPTTHKEAAESMRMSLRWARRSLDEFNGLGNPNALFGIVQGGMFEDLRDESLAGLAELDFHGYAIGGLSVGEPKEDMMRVLQHVGPKLPAHKPHYLMGVGTPEDLVEGVANGVDMFDCVMPTRNARNGWLFTRFGDVKIRNATHKNSLRPLDESCGCYTCRNFTRGYLHHLHRVGEILGAQLNTIHNLHYYLTLMSEIREAIETHSFEAFRLRFAADRARGVEQRE comes from the coding sequence ATGACCGATCGCCAATCGGAACCCGTGCAAGCGCACGTTCCGCCCGAGAACGGGCTCAAGTTCGAACTGCTGACCACCGACGGCCACGCGCGGCGCGGCCGCGTCACGCTCAACCACGGCGTGGTGGAGACGCCGATCTTCATGCCGGTGGGCACCTACGGCACCGTCAAGGCGGTCCAGCCGCGCGAGCTGCACGAGATGCAGGCGCAGATCATCCTCGGCAACACCTTCCACCTGTGGCTGCGCCCAGGCCTCGAGACCATCGGCGCGCACGGCGGCCTGCATCGCTTCATGGGCTGGAACAAGCCGATCCTGACCGACTCGGGCGGCTTCCAGGTGTTCTCGCTGGGCGAGCTGCGCAAGATCACCGAGGACGGCGTGACCTTCGCCTCGCCGATCAACGGCGACAAGCTGTTCCTGTCGCCGGAAGTGTCGATGCAGATCCAGAAGGTGCTGAACTCGGACATCGTCATGCAGTTCGACGAATGCACGCCCTACGCCACCGACGGCGTGCCGACCACCCACAAGGAAGCGGCCGAATCGATGCGCATGTCGCTGCGCTGGGCCAGGCGCTCGCTCGACGAGTTCAACGGCCTGGGCAATCCCAACGCGCTGTTCGGCATCGTGCAGGGCGGCATGTTCGAGGACCTGCGCGACGAATCGCTGGCGGGCCTGGCCGAGCTCGACTTCCACGGCTACGCGATCGGCGGGCTGTCGGTCGGCGAGCCGAAGGAAGACATGATGCGCGTGCTGCAGCATGTCGGCCCCAAGCTGCCGGCGCACAAGCCGCATTACCTGATGGGCGTGGGCACGCCGGAGGACCTGGTGGAAGGCGTGGCCAACGGCGTCGACATGTTCGACTGCGTGATGCCGACCCGCAACGCGCGCAACGGCTGGCTGTTCACGCGCTTCGGCGACGTCAAGATCCGCAACGCGACGCACAAGAACTCGCTGCGCCCGCTCGACGAGAGCTGCGGCTGCTACACCTGCCGCAACTTCACTCGCGGCTACCTGCACCACCTGCACCGCGTGGGCGAGATCCTCGGCGCGCAGCTCAACACGATCCACAACCTGCACTACTACCTGACGCTGATGAGCGAGATCCGCGAGGCGATCGAGACGCACAGCTTCGAGGCCTTCCGCCTGCGCTTCGCGGCCGACCGCGCGCGCGGCGTGGAGCAGCGCGAGTAG
- the queA gene encoding tRNA preQ1(34) S-adenosylmethionine ribosyltransferase-isomerase QueA, producing the protein MFKLSDFDFDLPPELIAQTALPERSASRLLEVDGSVAPTRLTDRRFTDLPECIGAGDLLVFNDTKVLKARFFGQKASGGKIEVLVERVIGPRTVLAQIRSSKSPVEGSTLRLAEAFEVTVGERVEPFFTLHFPEDCLALIERHGRLPLPPYIEHDPDATDETRYQTVFASNPGAVAAPTAGLHFDEALLATLRARGVETATLTLHVGAGTFQPVRVDNIAEHKMHSEWYELSDTLVAQIAATRARGGKVVAVGTTSMRALEAAARDAQREGRALAPTRAETDIFITPGYAFRVVDRLVTNFHLPKSTLLMLVSAFAGVGTIRDAYRHAIAERYRFFSYGDAMLLTRRDPE; encoded by the coding sequence ATGTTCAAGCTTTCCGATTTCGATTTCGACCTGCCCCCCGAGCTGATCGCGCAGACCGCGCTGCCCGAGCGCAGCGCCAGCCGCCTGCTGGAGGTGGACGGCAGCGTCGCGCCCACGCGCCTGACCGACCGCCGCTTCACCGACCTGCCCGAGTGCATCGGCGCCGGCGACCTGCTGGTGTTCAACGACACCAAGGTGCTGAAGGCACGCTTCTTCGGCCAGAAGGCCAGCGGCGGCAAGATCGAGGTGCTGGTCGAGCGCGTGATCGGCCCGCGCACGGTGCTGGCGCAGATCCGCTCCAGCAAGAGCCCCGTCGAGGGCAGCACGCTGCGGCTGGCCGAGGCCTTCGAGGTGACGGTGGGCGAGCGCGTCGAGCCCTTCTTCACGCTGCACTTCCCCGAGGATTGCCTCGCGCTGATCGAGCGCCACGGCCGCCTGCCGCTGCCGCCCTACATCGAGCACGATCCCGACGCGACCGACGAGACGCGCTACCAGACGGTGTTCGCCAGCAACCCGGGCGCGGTCGCCGCGCCCACCGCCGGCCTGCACTTCGACGAGGCGCTGCTGGCCACGCTGCGCGCGCGCGGCGTCGAGACCGCCACGCTGACGCTGCATGTCGGCGCGGGCACCTTCCAGCCGGTGCGCGTCGACAACATCGCCGAGCACAAGATGCACAGCGAGTGGTACGAACTCAGCGACACGCTGGTGGCGCAGATCGCGGCCACCCGCGCGCGCGGCGGCAAGGTGGTGGCGGTCGGCACCACCTCGATGCGCGCGCTCGAGGCGGCCGCGCGCGACGCGCAACGCGAGGGCCGGGCGCTCGCGCCCACCCGCGCCGAAACCGACATCTTCATCACGCCGGGTTACGCGTTCCGCGTGGTGGACCGGCTGGTGACGAACTTCCACCTGCCGAAGTCGACCCTGCTGATGCTGGTCTCGGCCTTCGCCGGGGTCGGGACGATCCGCGACGCCTATCGCCACGCGATCGCCGAGCGCTATCGCTTCTTCAGCTACGGCGACGCGATGCTGCTGACGCGCCGCGATCCCGAATAA
- the recG gene encoding ATP-dependent DNA helicase RecG produces the protein MPVPSRRSVPADAAADAETGSEPARDGQHGREDDAARVPARSRTPRRGPDGRLAEPSVEAADAAAPKPARRGRRKAAESESADADAAQGDAEGAGDKPAKAGKEKAAKAAPKLVKTADKLAKLGLTRSIDLVLHLPMRYEDETTLTPMRELLPGELAQTEGVVYDNEITYRPRRQLLVRLRDEDGSELVLRFLNFYGSQVKQMAVGQRLRVRGDVRGGFFGLEIVHPAVRVVDEDTPLAQVLTPVYPSTAGVSQAYLRKAIDNALVRTPLPELLPAEVEAAYLRPLGVPALADAVRQLHHPGVDSDETALIDGTHPAWIRIKFDELLAQQLSLKRAHEERRTRAAPAMPRRGADDQDSLVARLFAALPFSLTGAQTRVVDEIARDLTLAHPMQRLLQGDVGSGKTVVAALAAAQAIDAGYQAALMAPTEILAEQHARKLRGWLEPLGVTVAWLAGSLKTRDKRSAIEAAALGTAQLVIGTHAIIQDTVEFARLGLVIVDEQHRFGVAQRLALRAKAGGPAGFQPHQLMMSATPIPRTLAMTYYADLEVSTIDELPPGRTPIVTKLVADARREEVIGRVRDAALGGRQVYWVCPLIEESETLQLQTAVETYETLAAALPGVNVGLVHGRLSPAEKASVMEAFSRNEVQLLVATTVIEVGVDVPNASLMVIEHAERFGLAQLHQLRGRVGRGTAASACVLMYSGPLSIAGRARLKTMRETNDGFEIARRDLEIRGPGEFLGARQSGAAMLRFADLEQDGWLIEPAREAAAALIAHHPEVVTQHLARWLGAREQFLKA, from the coding sequence ATGCCCGTACCTTCCCGCCGTAGCGTTCCCGCCGATGCCGCCGCCGATGCCGAGACCGGCAGCGAACCCGCGCGCGACGGGCAGCACGGGCGCGAGGACGACGCGGCGCGCGTGCCGGCGCGCTCGCGCACGCCGCGGCGCGGGCCCGACGGGCGGCTCGCCGAACCCTCGGTGGAAGCTGCCGACGCCGCCGCGCCGAAGCCGGCCCGACGCGGCCGGCGCAAGGCGGCCGAGAGTGAATCGGCCGACGCGGACGCGGCGCAGGGCGATGCCGAAGGCGCCGGCGACAAGCCCGCGAAGGCGGGCAAGGAGAAGGCCGCCAAGGCCGCGCCCAAGCTCGTCAAGACCGCCGACAAGCTCGCCAAGCTCGGCCTCACGCGTTCGATCGACCTGGTCCTGCACCTGCCGATGCGCTACGAGGACGAGACCACCCTCACGCCGATGCGCGAACTGCTGCCCGGCGAGCTCGCGCAGACCGAGGGCGTGGTCTACGACAACGAGATCACCTATCGCCCGCGCCGCCAGTTGCTGGTGCGCTTGCGCGACGAGGACGGCAGCGAGCTGGTGCTGCGCTTCCTGAATTTCTACGGCTCGCAGGTCAAGCAGATGGCGGTCGGCCAGCGGCTGCGCGTGCGCGGCGACGTCCGCGGCGGTTTCTTCGGACTCGAGATCGTGCATCCGGCGGTGCGCGTGGTCGACGAGGACACGCCGCTGGCGCAGGTGCTCACGCCCGTCTATCCGAGCACGGCCGGCGTCTCGCAGGCCTATCTGCGCAAGGCCATCGACAACGCGCTGGTGCGCACGCCGCTGCCCGAGCTGCTGCCGGCCGAGGTCGAGGCCGCGTACCTGCGCCCGCTCGGCGTGCCGGCATTGGCCGACGCGGTGCGCCAGCTGCATCACCCCGGCGTCGATTCGGACGAGACCGCGCTGATCGACGGCACCCACCCGGCCTGGATTCGCATCAAGTTCGACGAGTTGCTCGCGCAGCAGCTCTCGCTCAAGCGCGCCCACGAGGAGCGCCGCACGCGCGCGGCGCCGGCCATGCCGCGCCGTGGCGCCGACGACCAGGATTCGCTGGTGGCGCGCCTGTTCGCGGCGCTGCCGTTCTCGCTGACCGGCGCGCAGACGCGCGTGGTCGACGAGATCGCGCGCGACCTCACGCTCGCGCATCCCATGCAACGGCTGCTGCAGGGCGACGTGGGCAGCGGCAAGACGGTGGTGGCCGCGCTGGCCGCCGCGCAGGCGATCGACGCGGGTTACCAGGCCGCGCTGATGGCGCCGACCGAAATCCTCGCCGAGCAGCATGCGCGCAAGCTGCGCGGCTGGCTGGAGCCGCTCGGCGTGACGGTGGCCTGGCTGGCCGGCAGCCTCAAGACCCGGGACAAGCGCTCGGCGATCGAGGCCGCCGCGCTCGGTACCGCGCAACTGGTGATCGGCACCCATGCGATCATCCAGGACACGGTGGAGTTCGCGCGACTGGGCCTGGTGATCGTCGACGAGCAGCATCGCTTCGGCGTGGCGCAGCGGCTCGCGCTGCGTGCCAAGGCGGGCGGCCCGGCGGGCTTCCAGCCGCACCAGCTGATGATGTCGGCCACGCCGATCCCGCGCACGCTGGCGATGACGTATTACGCCGATCTCGAAGTCTCGACCATCGACGAGCTGCCGCCGGGGCGCACGCCGATCGTCACCAAGCTGGTCGCCGACGCGCGCCGCGAGGAGGTGATCGGCCGCGTGCGCGACGCGGCGCTGGGCGGCCGCCAGGTCTACTGGGTCTGCCCGCTGATCGAGGAGAGCGAGACGCTGCAGTTGCAGACCGCGGTGGAGACCTACGAGACGCTCGCGGCCGCGCTGCCCGGCGTCAACGTCGGCCTGGTGCATGGACGGCTCTCGCCGGCCGAGAAGGCCAGCGTGATGGAGGCCTTCTCGCGCAACGAGGTGCAGCTGCTGGTGGCAACCACCGTGATCGAGGTCGGCGTGGACGTGCCGAACGCCTCGTTGATGGTGATCGAGCATGCCGAGCGCTTCGGGCTCGCGCAGTTGCACCAGTTGCGCGGGCGCGTCGGGCGCGGCACGGCAGCGTCGGCCTGCGTGCTGATGTACAGTGGCCCGCTGTCGATCGCTGGCCGCGCGCGCCTGAAGACCATGCGCGAGACCAACGACGGCTTCGAGATCGCCCGGCGCGACCTCGAGATCCGCGGCCCCGGCGAATTTCTCGGGGCGCGACAATCGGGCGCGGCCATGCTGCGTTTCGCCGACCTGGAGCAGGACGGCTGGCTGATCGAGCCGGCCCGCGAGGCCGCGGCGGCCTTGATCGCGCATCATCCCGAGGTGGTTACCCAGCATCTGGCGCGCTGGCTCGGCGCGCGCGAGCAGTTCCTGAAGGCCTGA
- a CDS encoding YceI family protein has product MAAGALAAALAIPAMAAPVTYQLDPSHTYPSFETDHFGGLSVWRGKFDTSSGTVTIDRAAHTGSVEVTTKIASIHTGSAKLDEHVQTPDFFDAAKYPDATFKGTLKFDGDKPVAAVGNLTLHGVTKPLTLTINSFKCMQHPMLKREVCGVDAAGEFNRDEFGLDYGKAYGFKMQTKLLITAEGVAQ; this is encoded by the coding sequence GCTGGCGATCCCGGCGATGGCCGCGCCGGTGACCTACCAGCTCGACCCGAGCCACACCTACCCGAGCTTCGAGACCGATCACTTCGGCGGCCTGTCGGTCTGGCGCGGCAAGTTCGACACCTCGAGCGGCACGGTGACGATCGATCGCGCGGCCCACACGGGCAGCGTCGAGGTTACCACCAAGATCGCCTCGATCCACACCGGCAGCGCCAAGCTCGACGAGCACGTGCAGACGCCGGACTTCTTCGACGCCGCCAAGTACCCGGACGCGACCTTCAAGGGCACCCTGAAGTTCGACGGCGACAAGCCGGTGGCCGCGGTCGGCAACCTGACGCTGCATGGCGTGACCAAGCCGCTGACGCTGACCATCAACTCCTTCAAGTGCATGCAGCACCCGATGCTCAAGCGTGAAGTCTGCGGCGTGGATGCCGCCGGCGAATTCAACCGCGACGAGTTCGGCCTCGACTACGGCAAGGCCTATGGTTTCAAGATGCAGACCAAGCTGCTGATCACGGCGGAAGGCGTCGCGCAGTAA
- the yajC gene encoding preprotein translocase subunit YajC, producing MSIISNAFAQGAGGSAESSLMSFLPLILMFAVLYFIMIRPQMKRQKEHRNMLAAMAKGDEVVTNGGLVGKVTKVGEAYVGVEVSEGTEITVQKSAVTTILPKGTIKSL from the coding sequence TTGTCCATTATCAGCAATGCATTCGCGCAAGGCGCTGGCGGCAGCGCCGAATCGAGCCTGATGAGCTTCCTGCCGCTCATCCTGATGTTCGCGGTGCTCTACTTCATCATGATCCGTCCGCAGATGAAGCGTCAGAAGGAGCATCGCAACATGCTCGCCGCGATGGCCAAGGGCGACGAAGTCGTGACCAACGGTGGCCTGGTCGGCAAGGTCACCAAGGTCGGTGAAGCCTACGTCGGCGTCGAGGTGTCGGAAGGCACCGAGATCACGGTCCAGAAGTCGGCCGTGACGACCATCCTGCCGAAGGGCACGATCAAGTCGCTGTAA
- the secD gene encoding protein translocase subunit SecD, with translation MNRYPIWKYVVMVVALAIGLLYTLPNFYGEAPAVQVSSGKATVKIDSGTLGQVQAALAAAQVAPDDITFDNSANNANIRVRLKDTDTQLRVKDLLQKALNSDPSDPQYVVALNLQSASPRWLTALHALPMYLGLDLRGGVHFLLQVDMTGALTKKLDSDASDARSQLRDKGIRDGGVNRVDLSVVANFADQDTAEQARRFLAGSITELQWATQPGGGGYQVVGTFSPAVQATVEDAALKQNLTTLHNRVNELGVSEPILQQQGRDRIVVELPGVQDTAKAKDIIGRTATLEARLADPVNLHPNPNDPVPPGDELFTQGNQAPVLLRKSVIFTGDRIIDASAGFDEHQRPSVNIRLDAAGGRAVRAVSRENIGKPMAMVLFEKGKGEVLTVATIQSELGDRFQITGQPTPQAATDLALLLRAGSLAAPMDIIEERTIGPSLGADNIRMGVHSVIWGFVAIAVFMIAYYMLFGLVSVIGLSVNLLLLVAALSMMQATLTLPGIAAIALALGMAIDSNVLINERIREELRSGAAPQVAIQQGYAHAWATILDSNVTTLIAGLALLAFGSGPVRAFAIVHCIGILTSMFSAVFFSRGLVNLWYGGRKKLKSVAIGQVWKPAAADAAGAGRQVFLEQDGDTDTAKAARPAAAKGAKATAGKGGAKPVARRRSGPGVPPKTPGSSN, from the coding sequence ATGAATCGTTACCCAATCTGGAAATATGTCGTGATGGTCGTCGCGCTCGCGATCGGCCTTCTGTACACATTGCCCAACTTCTACGGCGAAGCGCCGGCGGTGCAGGTGTCGAGCGGCAAGGCCACGGTCAAGATCGACTCGGGCACGCTCGGCCAGGTGCAGGCCGCGCTGGCCGCCGCCCAGGTCGCGCCGGACGACATCACCTTCGACAATTCGGCGAACAACGCGAACATCCGCGTGCGCCTGAAGGACACCGATACCCAGCTGCGCGTGAAGGATCTCTTGCAGAAGGCGCTCAACAGCGACCCGAGCGATCCGCAATACGTCGTCGCGCTGAACCTGCAGAGCGCCTCGCCGCGCTGGCTGACCGCGCTGCACGCGCTGCCCATGTACCTCGGCCTGGACCTGCGCGGCGGCGTGCACTTCCTGCTGCAGGTCGACATGACCGGCGCGCTGACCAAGAAGCTCGACTCGGACGCCTCCGACGCGCGCTCGCAACTGCGCGACAAGGGCATCCGCGACGGCGGCGTGAACCGCGTCGACCTCTCGGTGGTCGCCAACTTCGCCGACCAGGACACCGCCGAGCAGGCGCGCCGCTTCCTCGCCGGCTCGATCACCGAACTGCAATGGGCCACCCAGCCCGGCGGCGGCGGCTACCAGGTGGTCGGCACCTTCTCGCCGGCCGTGCAGGCCACCGTCGAGGACGCCGCGCTCAAGCAGAACCTGACCACCCTGCACAACCGCGTCAACGAACTCGGCGTGTCGGAGCCGATCCTCCAGCAGCAGGGCCGCGACCGCATCGTGGTCGAGCTGCCGGGCGTGCAGGACACCGCCAAGGCCAAGGACATCATCGGCCGCACCGCCACGCTCGAAGCGCGCCTGGCCGACCCGGTCAACCTGCACCCGAACCCGAACGACCCGGTGCCGCCGGGCGACGAGCTGTTCACCCAGGGCAACCAGGCGCCGGTGCTGCTGCGCAAGTCGGTGATCTTCACGGGCGATCGCATCATCGACGCCTCGGCCGGTTTCGACGAACACCAGCGTCCCTCGGTCAACATCCGCCTCGACGCGGCGGGCGGGCGCGCGGTGCGCGCCGTGTCGCGCGAGAACATCGGCAAGCCGATGGCGATGGTGCTGTTCGAGAAGGGCAAGGGCGAGGTGCTGACGGTCGCGACCATCCAGTCCGAGCTCGGCGACCGCTTCCAGATCACCGGTCAGCCGACCCCGCAGGCCGCCACCGACCTGGCCCTGCTGCTGCGCGCCGGCTCGCTGGCCGCGCCGATGGACATCATCGAGGAACGCACCATCGGCCCGAGCCTGGGCGCCGACAACATCCGCATGGGCGTGCACTCGGTGATCTGGGGCTTCGTCGCGATCGCGGTGTTCATGATCGCCTACTACATGCTGTTCGGCCTGGTCTCGGTGATCGGCCTGTCGGTCAACCTGCTGCTGCTGGTGGCCGCGCTGTCGATGATGCAGGCCACCCTGACGCTGCCGGGCATCGCCGCCATCGCGCTGGCGCTGGGCATGGCGATCGACTCGAACGTGCTGATCAACGAGCGGATCCGCGAGGAGCTGCGCAGCGGCGCGGCCCCGCAGGTCGCGATCCAGCAGGGTTACGCGCACGCCTGGGCGACCATCCTCGACTCGAACGTCACCACACTGATCGCCGGCCTGGCGCTGCTCGCCTTCGGTTCGGGCCCGGTGCGCGCGTTCGCGATCGTGCACTGCATCGGCATCCTGACCTCGATGTTCTCGGCGGTGTTCTTCTCGCGCGGCCTGGTCAACCTCTGGTACGGCGGCCGCAAGAAGCTCAAGTCGGTGGCGATCGGCCAGGTCTGGAAGCCGGCCGCGGCCGACGCGGCAGGCGCCGGCCGCCAGGTCTTCCTCGAACAGGACGGCGACACCGATACCGCGAAGGCGGCTCGTCCGGCCGCGGCCAAGGGCGCCAAGGCAACGGCTGGCAAGGGCGGCGCGAAGCCGGTCGCACGCCGCCGCTCCGGCCCCGGCGTGCCGCCGAAGACGCCGGGCTCGTCCAACTAA